The Methanobrevibacter sp. nucleotide sequence AATCCAATTGGTTGAGCATAAAAATGGAACTGAATATAAATTGGTTTTCCCTATTCATATGCAACATACAATACATGGATGATTTAGTCAAGTAACTGTTTTTTAAAGCCTTCTTTAGCTTTAACAGCAGTTTCTTTATTATATAAATCTTTATTGTTGTCTAGAGTATATTCAACCAAATAATATATTATTTTATTTAATGATTTTCCTTTCTCTGTTAGGAAATATTCAATATTTGCATCATCAACCACCTTTTTGATAAGGTCTTGTTCTTCCATGAATTTCAAACTTCTTGATAATGCTTTGTTGGACAGTTCAGGCCTTCCTTCTTTAAACTCACTAAAACGTGTTTTTCCAAAAAACATGTCGCAAATAATTTGCAAAACCCATTTTCTATTTAAAATATCAAGGGATAATTCCACAGGACAGTGAGTAAGTTCAAAATCAAAGTATGTCATATGCTTTAAACATTTTTATTTTGTTTTATTTTTAATTTTTGGTGTCATAGCTGTCACTTTAATTTTTTATATTTTCTTTTAAAGATATAATTTCATGACTTTAAAAGACAACCTTCCAAAAATTGCTCTTGGTGCATGGGCATGGGGTAATGATGGAACTTTCGGAAATGAGCATAAAGTTGACGATTTAAAACCAATTTATGATAAAGCAATGGAATTAGGTCTTAATCTATGGGATACTGCTTATGTCTATGGAATGGGAACTTCAGAAGAGGTTTTAGGAGAATTTCTAAGGACATCAAATCGTGATGATTTTGTAATTTCAACAAAATTCACACCTCAGCTGGCTGAAATGTTTGAGGCAAATGAAGTAACTTCAATGTATGAAAACAGTGCAAAAATTTTAGGTGTGGACGATATTGATATATTTTGGATTCACAATCCTGTTGGAGCACCTGAATGGACTAAAAAACTGGTGGAAACAGCTAAAGAGCATGATATTAAAATGATTGGTGTTTCAAACCATAATCTTGCAGAAATCAAGGAAGCTAATGAAATCCTAAAAGAAGCTGGATTAAAGCTTGGTGCTGTACAAAACCATTACAGTTTACTTAACAGATCATCTGAAGACTCAGGAATTCTAGAATATTGTAAAGAGAATGATATTGTTTTCTTTGCATACATGGTTCTTGAACAAGGGGCATTATCAGGTAAATATGATACTGCTCATCCATTCCCTGAAGGATCTGACAGAGCAAATGCATATGGAGACAGTTTAGCTGAAATTGAAGAGTTAAACAATGCATTGGCTGAAATCGCTGATGCTCATGATGCAAAAATAGCTCAGCTTCCAATCGCTTGGGCAGTTGCAAAAGGAACTCTTCCAATTATTGGTGCAACAAAAGTTCATCACGTAGAAGATGCTGCTGAAGCGGTAAATATTGAATTAAGTGATGATGAGATTAAAACAATGGAAGAATTGGCTGATAAAGCTAATGTAAATGTTATAAGAGTCTGGGAAAAAGAAATGAAATAATTTCTTTTCCTTTAATTTTTTTAAAAATAAAATAAAATAAGAGAGCAGAATTATTCTGCTGCAATTTCAGTCACAAAGGTCATATTTTCGATAGTTTCACTTTCACCGGATTTGATGGTGTAAAGAGGAGAACCGAGTAAGATTAATCCGTTACAAACTTCTCTGATTTTGTTGTCGGTTACTTCTTGCATGTGGGTTCCTTCGTATGTGAAACCTGCGTCTCTGTCGCCTTCTAATGCGAATGAAATTACTTCGCCACTATTTTTATTAGTTGCTTTTACATTTACAATCATAATTAAATCTCCAATTAATTTGATAATTATATTTTTGTAAGTTAACATTTTTAAATAATGCGGTTTAAACTTATCAACATGGAAATTCCACTATATTTTTATCAGGCTTATAGAGATTTGGACAGATTGTCGCCGGGTAGTGAAGATACAACGTTAAAGGCAATTGATAAGATTGACATTAACATTAACGATGAGCTATATGTACTTGATATTGCATGCGGTGTTGGCACATCAACAATACAACTTGCAAAATACTTTGAAAATGCTGAAATTGAAGCGTTTGACTTGTTTAAACATTATATAGTATCATTGGATGAAAAAATAGCCGAAAATGCTCTTGAAGATAGGGTATTCAGCAGTGTTGGCGACATGAAAGATCCAGATTTTGCAAATGAGGAATTTGATATTGTTTTCTGTGAAGCGTCTGTAGAAATAATGGGCTTTAAGAGAGCTTTGGATGAATGGCGGAGGTTACTGAAGCCTAACGGGTATATGGTAATTTCTGATGTTTCATGGATTTCACGGCCTAGTGGAGAAAGTGTAAAATTCTGGAAAAATATCTATGATGAAGTTGACACTATTGAAAATAAGATTAAACAGATTGAAAGTGCAGGTTATGAGTTCATTGATTATGTAATTGTCCCGAAACGTGATTGGAACAATTATTATCAGAAATTAGAGAAAAATTTAAACTCTTTAAGCGGTGATAAATCTGCAAAGGACTTTGTAAAACAGCTGAAAAAGGAAATGGATTTCTATAGAAATCACAGTGACGATTACAGTTATGTATTTTATGTTATGAAGAAGTGTTGAATATGGATTATGTAAAACTTGGAAACTCAAATTTAAATGTAAGTAGAATTTGTATGGGATGTATGGGATTCGGAGACCCTCAAAATGGAATGCACACATGGACATTGC carries:
- a CDS encoding helix-turn-helix domain-containing protein, which produces MTYFDFELTHCPVELSLDILNRKWVLQIICDMFFGKTRFSEFKEGRPELSNKALSRSLKFMEEQDLIKKVVDDANIEYFLTEKGKSLNKIIYYLVEYTLDNNKDLYNKETAVKAKEGFKKQLLD
- a CDS encoding aldo/keto reductase, with the translated sequence MTLKDNLPKIALGAWAWGNDGTFGNEHKVDDLKPIYDKAMELGLNLWDTAYVYGMGTSEEVLGEFLRTSNRDDFVISTKFTPQLAEMFEANEVTSMYENSAKILGVDDIDIFWIHNPVGAPEWTKKLVETAKEHDIKMIGVSNHNLAEIKEANEILKEAGLKLGAVQNHYSLLNRSSEDSGILEYCKENDIVFFAYMVLEQGALSGKYDTAHPFPEGSDRANAYGDSLAEIEELNNALAEIADAHDAKIAQLPIAWAVAKGTLPIIGATKVHHVEDAAEAVNIELSDDEIKTMEELADKANVNVIRVWEKEMK
- a CDS encoding methyltransferase domain-containing protein yields the protein MEIPLYFYQAYRDLDRLSPGSEDTTLKAIDKIDININDELYVLDIACGVGTSTIQLAKYFENAEIEAFDLFKHYIVSLDEKIAENALEDRVFSSVGDMKDPDFANEEFDIVFCEASVEIMGFKRALDEWRRLLKPNGYMVISDVSWISRPSGESVKFWKNIYDEVDTIENKIKQIESAGYEFIDYVIVPKRDWNNYYQKLEKNLNSLSGDKSAKDFVKQLKKEMDFYRNHSDDYSYVFYVMKKC